The following proteins come from a genomic window of Bacteroidota bacterium:
- a CDS encoding sulfatase has product MFNRFLPLLILLSLTGWQAHVKETQPTVQPNILWIFGEDMGVELSLLDVPEVHTPNIDALAQKGMYFTQAFTTAPVCSPARSAINTGMYQMAIGAHNHRSHRPDDTSAYPFPLPDGVQVISDHMRHAGYFTANIREMPEDAWFRGTGKTDWNFTYAGKPFDSDKWADLKNNQPFYAQVNFPETHRGKDWNEAHEHIDKPADPDNVVLPSYYPDHPVVREDWAQYLNAVMALDRKVGDVLSFLERDGLAKQTIVVFMADHGRAMVRGKQWPYDSGLHVPMLIYIPESLPAPEGYSPGSMSSQLVHSIDMTATTIALAGSQKPPAMQGRVLFGPQMEPPRTYVFGGRDRGDETVDRIRTVRSRRFRYIRNYYPDRPLLQMNGYKEATYETIWVMRKLHQEGKLTPEQAYLMAPTRPTEELYDVIADPYEINNLASSADHHEILRQLSHELDGWMTEIDDQGRFPEPASVQAYYEARMIRNYAERINALHEKWGIE; this is encoded by the coding sequence ATGTTTAATCGCTTTTTGCCGCTCCTCATCCTGCTTTCACTTACCGGATGGCAGGCCCACGTAAAAGAAACGCAACCCACAGTACAGCCCAATATTCTCTGGATTTTTGGAGAGGACATGGGCGTAGAGTTGAGTTTGCTTGATGTCCCGGAAGTACACACGCCCAATATTGATGCGCTGGCTCAAAAAGGCATGTATTTCACGCAAGCTTTTACGACGGCACCAGTTTGCTCGCCGGCACGGTCTGCGATAAATACCGGTATGTACCAAATGGCAATCGGCGCCCACAATCATCGGTCACATCGACCGGATGACACTTCAGCCTATCCATTTCCACTGCCCGACGGAGTCCAGGTTATTTCTGATCACATGCGGCACGCCGGCTACTTCACGGCTAACATCCGGGAAATGCCCGAAGATGCATGGTTCAGGGGCACTGGCAAAACCGATTGGAATTTCACCTACGCCGGCAAACCCTTTGATTCTGACAAATGGGCTGACCTGAAAAATAACCAGCCCTTCTACGCGCAGGTCAATTTTCCTGAGACACACCGCGGCAAAGACTGGAATGAAGCCCACGAGCACATCGATAAGCCGGCAGATCCAGATAACGTGGTGCTGCCCTCATACTATCCGGATCATCCCGTGGTGCGCGAAGACTGGGCGCAGTACTTGAACGCCGTGATGGCTCTCGATCGTAAAGTTGGTGATGTGCTCAGCTTTCTTGAGCGCGATGGATTGGCAAAGCAGACCATTGTTGTATTTATGGCAGATCACGGCCGCGCCATGGTGCGCGGGAAGCAGTGGCCTTACGACAGCGGATTGCATGTGCCGATGTTGATCTACATCCCCGAGTCGTTGCCGGCCCCGGAAGGGTACAGCCCTGGTTCTATGAGTTCGCAACTCGTACACTCCATCGACATGACAGCCACAACCATTGCACTTGCTGGCTCGCAGAAGCCACCTGCGATGCAAGGGCGCGTGTTGTTTGGTCCACAAATGGAGCCGCCGCGTACCTACGTATTTGGCGGTCGCGACAGGGGAGACGAAACCGTGGATCGCATCCGTACCGTACGGAGCCGGCGATTCCGCTATATCCGAAATTACTATCCCGATCGGCCGCTGCTGCAAATGAATGGCTATAAAGAAGCCACGTACGAGACCATCTGGGTAATGCGCAAATTACACCAGGAAGGCAAACTTACGCCGGAGCAGGCATACTTAATGGCCCCAACGCGGCCTACGGAAGAGCTTTATGATGTTATTGCTGATCCGTATGAAATAAACAATCTGGCTTCCTCTGCTGATCACCATGAGATTCTGCGTCAGCTTAGCCACGAACTCGATGGATGGATGACAGAGATCGATGACCAGGGTCGCTTCCCCGAGCCGGCTTCGGTGCAGGCTTACTATGAGGCGCGGATGATCCGCAACTACGCGGAGCGCATCAATGCGTTACACGAGAAGTGGGGGATTGAGTAG
- a CDS encoding sulfatase — protein sequence MIKHAPRSISYLTGLLLISSVCSCATPEDVQPAPPNILFAIADDASFPHMGAYGTDWVDTPAFDRVAAEGLLFMRAYTPNAKCAPSRAAILTGRNSWQLEEAANHWPYFPAKFKTYAEALTAQGYHVGYTAKGWAPGIAENAAGERRMLTGKQYNEVKLDPVAQHISNIDYAANFEAFLDDREANEPFVFWYGSLEPHRAYEYGVGARVADKQVDEIDHVPAFWPDTDSVRMDMLDYAFEIEHFDQHLGRMLDLLEVRGELKNTLVVVTADNGMPFPRVKGQAYELSNHLPLAMMWPAGIAEAGRTVASFVSFIDFAPTFLSLAGLDASQAGMQPVTGHDLTPIFQNTATILREHVLIGKERHDIGRPNDAGYPMRGIVSGDLLYIRNFKTDRWPAGDPVTGYLNCDGSPTKTVCLDRRNSSAHQYWALSFDRRPAEELYNISEDPDCINNLAADPAYATQMAELAEKMTAALKAEGDPRILGNGEIFDAYLYADEKHRGFYELYEAGTAGNAGWVNASDFDDR from the coding sequence ATGATCAAACATGCCCCCCGCTCCATCAGCTACTTGACAGGATTATTGCTTATTTCGAGTGTATGCTCTTGCGCAACACCCGAAGATGTGCAGCCTGCGCCACCAAACATTCTGTTCGCCATTGCTGACGATGCTTCATTCCCTCATATGGGCGCTTATGGCACTGATTGGGTAGATACACCGGCATTTGACCGCGTGGCAGCGGAAGGCTTACTCTTCATGCGGGCCTACACACCCAACGCCAAATGTGCCCCTTCACGCGCTGCTATCCTGACGGGGAGAAACTCCTGGCAACTCGAAGAGGCCGCCAACCATTGGCCCTATTTCCCTGCCAAATTCAAAACGTACGCAGAAGCTCTCACAGCGCAGGGCTACCACGTGGGGTACACGGCAAAAGGATGGGCGCCTGGCATTGCTGAGAACGCTGCCGGCGAGCGCAGGATGTTAACCGGTAAGCAGTACAACGAAGTAAAACTAGATCCTGTAGCACAGCACATCTCAAACATAGATTATGCCGCCAACTTTGAAGCTTTCCTCGATGATCGGGAGGCAAATGAACCGTTTGTCTTCTGGTATGGCTCGCTGGAGCCACATCGTGCTTATGAATACGGCGTCGGCGCACGGGTAGCGGATAAGCAAGTAGATGAAATTGACCATGTGCCGGCATTCTGGCCCGACACCGATTCTGTCCGTATGGATATGCTGGATTATGCCTTTGAAATTGAACACTTCGATCAGCACCTCGGCCGCATGCTGGACCTGCTCGAAGTGCGCGGCGAACTGAAAAATACGCTCGTTGTAGTGACGGCAGACAATGGGATGCCTTTCCCCCGCGTAAAAGGGCAGGCCTATGAGTTGTCGAATCACCTGCCATTAGCGATGATGTGGCCGGCTGGCATCGCAGAGGCTGGGCGAACGGTAGCGTCATTTGTTAGCTTTATTGACTTTGCGCCTACGTTCCTGTCACTCGCCGGCCTTGATGCCAGCCAGGCTGGTATGCAACCGGTAACCGGACATGACCTGACCCCTATCTTTCAGAACACGGCAACCATCCTGCGCGAACACGTACTGATTGGGAAAGAGCGACACGACATCGGCCGGCCCAACGATGCCGGCTACCCCATGCGGGGCATTGTCTCTGGCGATTTGCTTTACATCAGAAATTTTAAAACAGACCGCTGGCCGGCTGGTGATCCGGTTACAGGTTACCTGAACTGCGATGGGAGTCCGACCAAAACCGTTTGTCTCGACCGCCGAAATTCGTCGGCGCATCAGTACTGGGCCCTTTCGTTTGACAGGCGGCCAGCTGAAGAATTGTATAACATTAGCGAAGATCCAGACTGTATCAACAACCTGGCAGCAGATCCGGCTTACGCCACGCAAATGGCGGAGCTGGCTGAGAAAATGACCGCCGCCCTCAAGGCTGAAGGTGACCCGCGTATCCTGGGTAACGGAGAAATCTTTGATGCCTACCTTTATGCAGATGAAAAACACCGCGGGTTTTATGAGCTTTACGAGGCCGGCACTGCAGGCAATGCTGGCTGGGTAAATGCGTCTGACTTTGACGATCGGTAA